A single Bacillus sp. OxB-1 DNA region contains:
- a CDS encoding Nramp family divalent metal transporter — protein MTTQKEIDTSTTEKKSLKNKLKVIGPGAIITASFIGPGTVTTATRAGASFGYAILWAVVFSIIATIVLQEMSARLGIITKKGLGEAIREQFANPILKFGSMWLVMIAVGIGCAAYIAGDLLGTSLGISTLTGIPSNILGPIFGVVILILGLSGSYKLIERVMVVLIAVMSVTFITTMIVAKPDLGAVFQGAFLPTIPTGSILMVIALIGTTVVPYNFFIHSTMVQERWSKPSDLKEARLDTTISICIGGLITAAILITSGTMIYGLEVKSVADLSIQLEPLLGEWAKVFISVGLFAAGFSSALASPLGAAVTIGSVMRWENGMKNKKFKLVFVIVMIIGILSSGLGFEPLDVLLFAQALNGILLPVISILLLIIMNNKNRLGKYVNSVKMNIIGGIVALICTGLGLYSLIDAIKAFLGA, from the coding sequence ATGACAACGCAAAAAGAAATAGACACTTCTACAACGGAAAAAAAGTCATTGAAAAATAAACTTAAGGTCATTGGACCAGGCGCGATTATTACGGCTTCATTCATTGGTCCGGGTACTGTAACTACTGCAACACGGGCAGGGGCTTCATTCGGATATGCCATCTTATGGGCAGTTGTATTCTCGATTATTGCAACGATCGTTTTGCAAGAGATGTCAGCCAGACTTGGGATAATTACAAAAAAAGGATTAGGGGAAGCAATCCGGGAACAGTTTGCTAATCCCATCTTAAAGTTCGGTTCGATGTGGCTCGTCATGATAGCGGTCGGAATCGGTTGTGCCGCTTATATTGCGGGGGACCTTCTCGGTACATCGCTCGGGATTTCCACGTTGACCGGAATTCCTTCCAATATTCTCGGACCAATCTTCGGAGTTGTTATTCTAATACTCGGACTCAGCGGCAGTTACAAACTGATTGAGCGTGTCATGGTTGTACTTATCGCTGTAATGAGTGTCACCTTCATCACAACGATGATTGTAGCGAAACCTGACCTTGGTGCTGTATTCCAAGGCGCATTCCTCCCAACCATCCCGACCGGCTCTATTTTAATGGTTATTGCATTGATCGGAACAACTGTCGTACCGTATAACTTCTTTATCCACTCGACAATGGTCCAAGAAAGATGGTCGAAGCCATCTGATTTAAAAGAGGCACGGTTGGATACGACTATCTCCATCTGTATCGGTGGTTTGATTACAGCAGCAATTTTAATCACTTCCGGAACGATGATTTACGGTCTTGAAGTGAAAAGCGTCGCGGATCTGTCCATTCAACTAGAACCGCTACTCGGTGAATGGGCTAAAGTTTTCATCAGTGTCGGATTATTTGCGGCAGGTTTTTCGTCCGCCCTCGCTTCTCCACTTGGAGCTGCTGTTACAATCGGAAGTGTGATGAGATGGGAAAATGGAATGAAAAATAAGAAGTTTAAACTGGTATTCGTCATCGTGATGATAATCGGTATCCTGTCATCCGGTCTAGGTTTCGAACCGCTCGACGTACTTCTTTTTGCCCAGGCATTGAACGGAATTCTACTGCCTGTCATCTCCATCTTGCTGTTGATCATCATGAACAATAAAAACCGTCTTGGCAAATATGTCAACAGCGTCAAAATGAACATCATCGGCGGAATTGTCGCCCTGATTTGTACAGGTTTAGGCCTTTACAGCTTGATTGACGCAATTAAAGCATTTTTAGGTGCTTGA
- a CDS encoding helix-turn-helix transcriptional regulator has translation MAKEENAEILKRYQPVADMIAATFGRNCEVVIHDLSDIHSSLVYIAGSVTERALGAPTTEVILKELRQHGDAVPDMLGQTSRTRDGKFVKTSSSFIRNESGNVIGFIGINFDITAFSMVNQIIKDFSATPDLDQLDSPMEESYAKNIDEVFDQLITSSLKEIGIPISKMSREDKIQFVRSLEEKGTFLIQGSIEKIANALKVSKQTIYNYLE, from the coding sequence ATGGCGAAAGAAGAAAATGCAGAAATATTAAAACGCTACCAACCGGTGGCAGACATGATCGCCGCAACGTTTGGGCGAAATTGCGAAGTGGTCATTCATGACTTGTCGGACATCCATTCCTCACTCGTTTATATAGCTGGCAGTGTTACGGAACGAGCGCTGGGAGCCCCAACAACAGAAGTCATCTTAAAAGAGTTGCGGCAACACGGGGATGCCGTGCCTGATATGCTTGGTCAGACGTCACGGACAAGAGATGGGAAGTTCGTAAAGACTTCAAGTTCATTCATTCGAAATGAAAGCGGTAACGTAATCGGCTTCATCGGGATTAACTTCGACATTACTGCATTCTCTATGGTCAATCAGATTATCAAAGATTTTTCCGCAACCCCTGATTTGGATCAACTCGATTCCCCGATGGAGGAGTCGTACGCGAAAAATATTGATGAAGTGTTTGATCAACTAATTACTAGCTCCTTGAAAGAAATCGGAATTCCTATTTCAAAGATGTCCCGGGAAGATAAGATTCAATTCGTTCGCAGTCTGGAAGAGAAGGGAACTTTTTTGATCCAAGGCTCTATCGAAAAAATTGCAAACGCTCTCAAAGTTTCAAAGCAAACAATCTACAACTACTTGGAATAG
- a CDS encoding agmatinase family protein — protein MTNIYGNTPCFLGAKNISTSKSLEDIDAVVYGVPWEGAVTWGDYTGCELGPKVMRLTSARYSGYLPELDHIDVFEHMKLGDIGDIDVVPADVDETMKRITNFTSKLWESGKFLIGLGGDHGITFPIVKALAEQGKKVGIIHLDAHYDNLPSHNGDQYARCSPFARLYEQEGVRNESIIHTGIHGPRNIPESGRNAKAAGAVTVTINDIRNHSNLKELAAELHAMASKDVDVVYLSICSDVLDFAFNPGGPVDGNGLTSHELLTLVHEICKQGVVGMDFVEIYPQQDPTQLSAHFASTVILYALAGVIASRK, from the coding sequence ATGACAAACATCTACGGCAATACACCTTGCTTCCTTGGAGCAAAGAATATTTCCACTAGTAAGTCACTTGAAGATATAGATGCAGTTGTGTACGGAGTACCTTGGGAAGGTGCGGTAACTTGGGGAGACTATACCGGTTGTGAACTCGGTCCAAAAGTGATGCGCCTGACATCAGCTAGATATAGCGGCTATTTGCCAGAGTTGGATCATATCGATGTGTTCGAACATATGAAACTCGGAGATATCGGCGATATTGACGTTGTACCGGCAGATGTCGATGAAACAATGAAAAGAATTACAAACTTCACAAGCAAGCTTTGGGAAAGCGGAAAATTCCTCATCGGACTCGGAGGAGATCACGGCATCACTTTCCCGATCGTGAAAGCGCTTGCCGAACAAGGCAAAAAAGTCGGGATCATCCATCTGGATGCACACTACGACAACTTGCCATCCCATAACGGCGACCAATATGCACGTTGCAGCCCGTTCGCCCGCTTATATGAGCAAGAAGGCGTTCGCAATGAAAGCATTATCCACACAGGGATCCATGGCCCGAGAAATATTCCGGAAAGTGGGCGCAACGCAAAAGCAGCAGGCGCTGTCACTGTGACAATCAATGATATCCGCAACCACTCCAATTTGAAAGAGTTGGCAGCCGAGCTTCATGCAATGGCGAGCAAAGATGTCGATGTCGTCTACTTGAGCATTTGCAGTGACGTATTGGACTTTGCATTCAACCCTGGCGGCCCGGTTGATGGGAATGGATTGACTTCCCACGAACTATTAACTCTGGTTCATGAAATTTGTAAACAAGGCGTCGTTGGAATGGACTTTGTGGAAATCTATCCACAACAAGATCCGACCCAGCTTTCGGCTCACTTTGCTTCCACAGTCATTTTATATGCACTTGCAGGGGTCATTGCGAGCAGAAAATAA
- a CDS encoding aminotransferase class I/II-fold pyridoxal phosphate-dependent enzyme translates to MNIQPSSKMSIFAPAIFGDLKAAAEKRKAAGHAVVDLSLGSPDLPPDVKVRQALSEQSALASSYGYTLGGIKRFNEAVADYYKRRTNVIIDPETEVLQTMGSQEGLVHLPFAFCNEGDIVLNTNPAYVAYEAGIKLAGAVPYDMPLREENNFLPDLDAIPADIAEKAKLLLLNLPGNPVPAMPDAAFFEKVVAFARKYNVIVLHDAAYSEYYFTGDAPISFLSTPGAMDVGMEINSLSKSFSLAGARIAYIVGNAEMLGIVKQLKSNLDYGIFAPIQEAAAVALDHAEEITDRLRQEFSERHRVLMNGLDELGWTATPSQGGMFVWAKYPSDMNDIDFVFKAIEEAGVVMVPGSIFGSEGAGYVRIALVQRTELLEQAIEQLKELTYS, encoded by the coding sequence TTGAATATTCAACCGTCTAGTAAAATGTCGATTTTCGCCCCCGCAATTTTTGGAGATTTAAAAGCAGCCGCGGAGAAGAGAAAGGCAGCCGGGCATGCAGTCGTCGATTTGAGTTTGGGCAGCCCGGATTTGCCGCCCGACGTCAAAGTACGGCAGGCACTATCGGAACAAAGCGCGCTGGCAAGTTCCTACGGTTATACACTAGGGGGAATCAAGCGTTTTAACGAGGCGGTTGCCGATTACTATAAAAGACGTACCAATGTAATAATCGACCCGGAAACGGAAGTGCTGCAGACGATGGGATCCCAGGAAGGGCTCGTCCATCTGCCATTCGCTTTTTGCAATGAAGGGGATATCGTCCTGAATACGAATCCGGCTTACGTGGCATACGAGGCGGGCATTAAACTTGCCGGGGCGGTTCCTTACGATATGCCACTCCGTGAGGAAAACAACTTTCTCCCCGACCTGGATGCCATTCCGGCCGATATTGCGGAAAAAGCGAAGTTGCTCCTATTGAATTTGCCGGGCAATCCGGTTCCGGCAATGCCGGACGCCGCCTTTTTCGAGAAAGTGGTGGCATTCGCACGGAAGTACAACGTCATTGTCCTGCATGACGCCGCCTATTCGGAATATTATTTCACTGGGGACGCTCCGATCAGCTTTCTATCCACGCCGGGAGCGATGGACGTCGGGATGGAGATCAATTCCTTATCGAAAAGCTTCAGCTTGGCCGGCGCCCGCATCGCATATATAGTAGGAAATGCGGAAATGCTGGGGATTGTAAAACAGTTGAAGTCGAATTTGGATTATGGGATTTTCGCACCGATCCAAGAGGCTGCCGCGGTGGCGTTGGATCATGCGGAGGAGATCACGGACCGGCTGCGCCAAGAATTTTCCGAACGGCATCGCGTGTTAATGAATGGATTGGATGAGCTTGGCTGGACGGCAACCCCGTCCCAAGGCGGTATGTTCGTCTGGGCAAAATACCCATCGGACATGAATGATATCGATTTTGTCTTCAAGGCGATCGAAGAAGCCGGCGTCGTCATGGTGCCCGGAAGCATCTTCGGTTCCGAGGGAGCAGGCTATGTCCGGATTGCACTCGTTCAGAGGACGGAATTGTTGGAGCAGGCGATCGAGCAGTTGAAAGAACTAACTTATTCATAA
- a CDS encoding TetR/AcrR family transcriptional regulator, producing the protein MDRRQEILDAAAKSFSLFGYKATTMDQVAKIANVGKGTIYTFFANKEELFNAIVMKMINEMRMEADAVSVEGASFEENAHARLMQMLKFRKTHHLYAKLVNEEKELRTPAVKEVLETIEKEIVAYVREKMERAIARGELRPCDTELVAYLLFKAYLALIVDWEQTHEEELSEQRILDLLSGTLFKSLLV; encoded by the coding sequence GTGGATCGAAGACAGGAAATATTGGATGCCGCGGCCAAGTCGTTTTCGCTCTTTGGATACAAAGCGACAACAATGGATCAGGTCGCCAAAATAGCGAACGTTGGAAAGGGGACCATCTACACATTCTTTGCAAATAAAGAGGAACTCTTCAATGCCATTGTCATGAAAATGATCAACGAGATGCGGATGGAAGCTGACGCGGTTTCGGTCGAAGGGGCTTCATTCGAAGAAAATGCCCATGCCCGGTTGATGCAAATGCTGAAATTCCGCAAGACGCATCATTTATATGCAAAATTGGTGAATGAGGAAAAGGAATTGCGCACTCCTGCCGTCAAAGAAGTGCTCGAGACGATCGAGAAAGAGATTGTCGCCTATGTCCGGGAAAAGATGGAACGAGCCATTGCGAGAGGCGAGTTGAGGCCATGCGATACGGAGCTGGTCGCGTATCTTTTATTCAAAGCGTATTTGGCCCTGATCGTCGATTGGGAACAGACGCATGAGGAAGAGTTGTCTGAGCAGCGCATCCTTGATTTGCTAAGCGGGACCCTTTTTAAAAGTCTCTTAGTATGA